The following are encoded together in the Mastacembelus armatus chromosome 6, fMasArm1.2, whole genome shotgun sequence genome:
- the LOC113133607 gene encoding nuclear receptor-interacting protein 3 isoform X2, translated as MFMGMRTENRGSSGVLDAAAVRQQRRLKQAIQFLHRDSADLLPLDGLKKLGTAKQGPHHILQKRLLEAKLSRGRMNMCGMTPNTVGVLLRSSHLNSQDEDEDEEEGDIIYVPCKCLGQEVKVLIDTGCKLNLMSSLTVERLGLKQLVEENKMEMDGFPFQRKLCVDGHIKQLGLTIGQLRVMCSFGILDSNRPLMSLGSKTLKSLKCVIDTEKQMLVFGTAVREQVQFVKTPFIGRDLGY; from the exons ATGTTCATGGGGATGCGGACGGAGAACCGGGGGTCCTCGGGGGTCCTGGATGCTGCGgctgtgaggcagcagaggAGGCTGAAACAGGCGATCCAGTTCCTGCACAGGGACTCGGCTGATCTGCTGCCTCTGGACGGACTGAAGAAGCTCGGGACAGCTAAACAGGGG CCTCACCATATTCTGCAGAAGCGGCTGCTGGAAGCCAAATTGTCCCGGGGAAGGATGAACATGTGTGGAATGACACCAAACACTGTAGGCGTCCTTCTTAGGTCTAGTCATTTAAATTCacaggatgaggatgaggatgaagaggagggggacATTATCTATGTACCCTGCAag TGTTTGGGACAGGAAGTGAAGGTGCTGATTGACACAGGCTGTAAACTGAACCTGATGTCGTCGCTGACCGTGGAGAGATTAGG TTTGAAACAACTTGTGGAGGAGAACAAGATGGAGATGGATGGTTTTCCATTTCAGCGTAAGCTCTGTGTCGATGGTCACATCAAGCAACTCGGTCTAACCATTGGACAACTCAGAGTCATGTGCTCATTTGGCATACTGG ATAGTAACAGGCCTCTGATGTCCCTGGGCAGTAAGACACTAAAATCGCTTAAG tgtgtAATTGATACTGAAAAGCAGATGTTGGTGTTTGGGACAGCTGTGAGGGAGCAAGTTCAGTTTGTCAAAACACCATTTATTGGAAG AGACCTGGGATACTGA
- the LOC113133607 gene encoding nuclear receptor-interacting protein 3 isoform X1, translated as MFMGMRTENRGSSGVLDAAAVRQQRRLKQAIQFLHRDSADLLPLDGLKKLGTAKQGQPHHILQKRLLEAKLSRGRMNMCGMTPNTVGVLLRSSHLNSQDEDEDEEEGDIIYVPCKCLGQEVKVLIDTGCKLNLMSSLTVERLGLKQLVEENKMEMDGFPFQRKLCVDGHIKQLGLTIGQLRVMCSFGILDSNRPLMSLGSKTLKSLKCVIDTEKQMLVFGTAVREQVQFVKTPFIGRDLGY; from the exons ATGTTCATGGGGATGCGGACGGAGAACCGGGGGTCCTCGGGGGTCCTGGATGCTGCGgctgtgaggcagcagaggAGGCTGAAACAGGCGATCCAGTTCCTGCACAGGGACTCGGCTGATCTGCTGCCTCTGGACGGACTGAAGAAGCTCGGGACAGCTAAACAGGGG CAGCCTCACCATATTCTGCAGAAGCGGCTGCTGGAAGCCAAATTGTCCCGGGGAAGGATGAACATGTGTGGAATGACACCAAACACTGTAGGCGTCCTTCTTAGGTCTAGTCATTTAAATTCacaggatgaggatgaggatgaagaggagggggacATTATCTATGTACCCTGCAag TGTTTGGGACAGGAAGTGAAGGTGCTGATTGACACAGGCTGTAAACTGAACCTGATGTCGTCGCTGACCGTGGAGAGATTAGG TTTGAAACAACTTGTGGAGGAGAACAAGATGGAGATGGATGGTTTTCCATTTCAGCGTAAGCTCTGTGTCGATGGTCACATCAAGCAACTCGGTCTAACCATTGGACAACTCAGAGTCATGTGCTCATTTGGCATACTGG ATAGTAACAGGCCTCTGATGTCCCTGGGCAGTAAGACACTAAAATCGCTTAAG tgtgtAATTGATACTGAAAAGCAGATGTTGGTGTTTGGGACAGCTGTGAGGGAGCAAGTTCAGTTTGTCAAAACACCATTTATTGGAAG AGACCTGGGATACTGA